Proteins encoded in a region of the Candidatus Parvarchaeota archaeon genome:
- the purF gene encoding amidophosphoribosyltransferase has product MLMQKNSCGKRRIIAVWCSTMEKISESCGLFAIRSLDGKDVSFSIFSGLMALQHRGQDAAGICTFDGKRFCLKKELGLVSEVFPGDECLKLKGAAGIGHVRYPTIGVKVVKEEAHPIIWREKGISVALAQNGNIANYGALRKKAEKEENIRLKTNSDTELMAAIFCRRLAQTGDLFEAAEKCMEVLDGSYATVVLTSFGDLVVFRDRHAIKPLVFGQDGKSIAFASESVALDINSIKTNGDLKPGEIFVSRHNGSTERRISRFAAAQSAHCMFEYVYFARPDSTIDGRLVYDVRMQLGKNLALQKQTKADIIVPVPDTARAAAEGYSAQSGIPVVEGLIKNRYIGRTFIMPSQAKRQASVRLKLNAVSGLVKGKSVILIDDSIVRGTTMGPIVRLLREAGASQVHVRITCPPIISPCFYGIDIPTYKELAAHRLPVEEICKQMGADTLEYLSIENLVKSIGLGNNALCLGCITNNYITEAGKRLSIKLQSDESSDVASRIWEQEAQ; this is encoded by the coding sequence ATGCTAATGCAAAAAAATAGCTGCGGCAAAAGGCGAATAATTGCAGTTTGGTGCTCAACAATGGAAAAAATAAGCGAATCGTGCGGTCTTTTCGCAATACGCTCCCTTGATGGCAAGGATGTTTCATTCAGCATCTTCTCAGGCCTTATGGCCCTGCAGCACCGCGGCCAGGATGCTGCAGGCATATGCACATTTGACGGCAAAAGATTTTGCCTGAAAAAGGAGCTTGGCCTTGTAAGCGAGGTCTTCCCCGGGGACGAGTGCCTCAAGCTCAAGGGTGCGGCCGGCATAGGGCATGTCCGCTACCCTACAATTGGCGTCAAGGTCGTCAAGGAGGAGGCGCACCCGATAATCTGGCGCGAAAAAGGAATTTCTGTAGCTCTTGCCCAAAACGGCAACATTGCAAACTACGGGGCCTTGAGGAAAAAGGCCGAAAAGGAGGAGAACATAAGGCTCAAGACAAATTCTGACACCGAGCTTATGGCTGCCATTTTTTGCAGGCGCCTTGCGCAGACTGGCGACTTGTTTGAGGCCGCTGAAAAGTGCATGGAGGTGCTTGACGGTTCCTATGCAACCGTGGTGCTTACGAGCTTTGGGGACCTTGTGGTCTTTCGCGACAGGCACGCAATCAAGCCACTTGTGTTCGGGCAGGACGGGAAAAGCATTGCATTTGCATCCGAGTCCGTGGCACTTGACATAAACTCAATAAAAACAAATGGCGACTTGAAGCCAGGCGAAATATTCGTGTCAAGGCACAACGGCTCAACTGAAAGGCGAATCTCAAGGTTTGCTGCAGCCCAAAGCGCACACTGCATGTTTGAGTACGTTTATTTTGCCCGCCCTGACTCAACAATTGACGGCAGGCTTGTCTATGATGTCAGGATGCAGCTTGGGAAAAATCTTGCGCTTCAGAAGCAGACAAAGGCGGACATCATTGTGCCTGTGCCAGACACAGCCAGAGCCGCAGCAGAGGGCTATTCAGCCCAATCAGGCATCCCTGTCGTGGAAGGCCTAATAAAAAACAGGTATATAGGAAGGACATTCATCATGCCCTCACAGGCAAAAAGGCAGGCATCGGTGCGCCTAAAGCTAAATGCCGTGTCAGGGCTTGTCAAAGGCAAGTCTGTCATACTGATTGATGACAGCATCGTCAGGGGAACTACAATGGGGCCTATTGTGCGGCTGCTGCGGGAGGCTGGCGCAAGCCAAGTTCATGTAAGAATTACTTGCCCCCCCATAATCTCACCCTGCTTCTATGGGATTGACATACCAACATACAAGGAGCTTGCGGCGCACAGGCTTCCTGTTGAAGAAATATGCAAGCAAATGGGGGCAGACACGCTTGAATACCTGAGCATTGAAAACCTTGTCAAGTCAATCGGCCTTGGGAACAATGCTCTTTGCCTTGGCTGCATCACAAACAACTATATAACCGAAGCCGGCAAAAGACTTTCAATAAAGCTCCAAAGTGATGAATCCTCGGATGTAGCAAGCAGGATTTGGGAGCAGGAAGCGCAATAG
- the purQ gene encoding phosphoribosylformylglycinamidine synthase I — MADFINGKPRACVIGGFGINCENETAYALELSGAASEKVNLVDLLSGKKSFSDYHLIAVPGGFSFGDDLGSGKVIANKLKFGLRSQLSDFISSGGLVIGICNGFQAIIKLGLLPAFDGKYFEQAATLTFNDSGRFEDRWVYMKANAHSQCVFTKGIKKLYLPVRHGEGKFVPKDEGTLERLVKGGHIALQYTDKDGSFSGYPDNPNGSVHNIAGICDETGRVFGLMPHPEAYLHKANHPRFTRNEAKETLGLQIYKNGIDYINANAKK; from the coding sequence ATGGCAGATTTCATTAATGGAAAGCCGCGCGCGTGCGTAATTGGCGGGTTTGGCATAAACTGCGAGAACGAGACAGCCTACGCGCTGGAGCTTTCCGGGGCGGCCTCAGAAAAGGTGAATCTTGTCGACCTTTTATCTGGCAAAAAATCATTTTCCGACTATCATCTCATTGCAGTGCCGGGCGGCTTCTCTTTTGGCGACGACCTGGGCAGCGGCAAGGTGATTGCAAACAAGCTCAAGTTTGGCCTGCGCTCGCAGCTTTCGGATTTCATCTCATCAGGCGGCCTTGTGATTGGCATCTGCAACGGCTTCCAGGCGATAATAAAGCTTGGCCTGCTGCCGGCATTTGATGGAAAATATTTTGAGCAGGCAGCCACTCTTACGTTCAATGACTCCGGCAGGTTTGAGGACAGGTGGGTGTACATGAAGGCAAACGCCCACTCGCAGTGCGTTTTCACAAAAGGCATAAAAAAACTCTATTTGCCTGTGCGCCACGGCGAGGGGAAGTTTGTGCCAAAGGATGAAGGCACACTTGAGCGACTGGTTAAAGGCGGCCACATTGCACTTCAATACACGGACAAGGACGGGAGCTTTTCAGGCTACCCGGACAATCCAAACGGCTCTGTGCACAACATTGCAGGCATCTGCGATGAAACAGGGCGGGTCTTTGGCCTCATGCCCCACCCAGAAGCATATTTGCACAAGGCCAATCACCCCCGCTTTACAAGAAACGAGGCAAAGGAAACCCTAGGCTTGCAAATCTACAAAAACGGGATAGATTACATAAATGCTAATGCAAAAAAATAG